The Vicia villosa cultivar HV-30 ecotype Madison, WI linkage group LG1, Vvil1.0, whole genome shotgun sequence genome includes a region encoding these proteins:
- the LOC131614850 gene encoding monothiol glutaredoxin-S11-like encodes MEKVMRLATEKGVVIFTKSSCCMCYAVNILFQDIGVYPVIHEIDKDPEGKEMEKAITKLGCNAPVPAVFIGGKLVGSTNEVMSLHLRGSLIPLLRPYRF; translated from the coding sequence ATGGAGAAAGTGATGAGGTTGGCTACAGAAAAGGGTGTGGTGATTTTCACAAAGAGTTCTTGTTGCATGTGTTATGCAGTGAACATTCTTTTTCAAGACATTGGAGTGTACCCTGTGATTCATGAAATTGACAAAGACCCAGAAGGGAAGGAAATGGAGAAAGCTATAACTAAGTTGGGTTGTAATGCACCTGTTCCTGCAGTGTTCATAGGAGGAAAGCTTGTGGGGTCTACCAATGAAGTAATGTCCCTTCACTTAAGGGGTTCACTCATTCCACTGCTGAGGCCATATCGATTTTAA